One Triticum dicoccoides isolate Atlit2015 ecotype Zavitan chromosome 5B, WEW_v2.0, whole genome shotgun sequence genomic window carries:
- the LOC119311785 gene encoding heat stress transcription factor A-2a-like → MDPFHGIVKEEEFDFAGAAADGYSPSSWGSSPSSWGSSPSSWAGGGALAELPRPMDGLGEAGPTPFLNKTYEVVDDHSTDTIVSWGVAGNTFVVWDAHAFSMVLLPRYFKHSNFSSFVRQLNTYGFRKVDPDRWEFAAEGFLRGQKELLKTIRRRRPQSSPSGTPALQQQQQGQQQEACLEVGHFGPEGEVQRLHRDKGTLIAEVVKLRQEQQVTRAQMQEMEARLAATEQKQQQMTAFLARAMKSPSFLQMLVERQDQSRRKELADALLSKKRGRPIEYLLRRNGETSYSAPAQGYGPGLADGGEGRRADGEDTESFWKELLSLGLEERHREAGGAGGDASGAEVDNDVEDEVDELVQSLYHLSPNRPHSYQ, encoded by the exons ATGGATCCCTTTCACGGCATTGTGAAAGAGGAGGAATTCGACTTCGCCGGAGCTGCAGCGGATGGCTACTCGCCGTCTTCGTGGGGCTCATCCCCGTCTTCCTGGGGATCTTCCCCGTCTTcgtgggccggcggcggcgcctTGGCGGAGCTGCCGCGGCCGATGGACGGCCTCGGCGAGGCGGGCCCCACGCCCTTCCTGAACAAGACGTACGAGGTGGTGGACGACCACAGCACAGACACCATCGTGTCGTGGGGCGTCGCCGGGAACACCTTCGTGGTGTGGGACGCCCACGCCTTCTCCATGGTGCTCCTCCCCCGCTACTTCAAGCACAGCAACTTCTCCAGCTTCGTCCGCCAGCTCAACACCTAT GGGTTCAGGAAGGTTGACCCGGACAGGTGGGAGTTCGCGGCGGAGGGGTTCCTGCGGGGCCAGAAGGAGCTGCTGAAGACGATCAGGCGGCGCCGGCCTCAGTCGTCGCCGTCTGGGACGCCGgcgctgcagcagcagcagcagggccaACAGCAGGAGGCGTGCCTGGAGGTGGGGCATTTCGGGCCCGAGGGCGAGGTGCAGCGGCTGCATCGCGACAAGGGCACCCTGATCGCGGAGGTGGTGAAGCTGCGGCAGGAGCAGCAGGTGACGCGCGCGCAGATGCAGGAAATGGAGGCGCGCCTCGCCGCCACGGAGCAGAAGCAGCAGCAGATGACGGCGTTCCTGGCGCGCGCCATGAAGAGCCCCAGCTTCCTCCAGATGCTGGTGGAGCGGCAGGACCAGAGCCGGCGGAAGGAGCTCGCGGACGCGCTCCTCTCCAAGAAGCGCGGCCGCCCCATCGAGTACCTCCTCCGCCGCAACGGCGAGACCAGCTACAGCGCCCCGGCGCAAGGCTACGGCCCCGGGCTCGCAGACGGCGGCGAGGGCAGGCGCGCGGACGGCGAGGACACGGAGAGCTTCTGGAAGGAGCTGCTGAGCCTGGGCCTCGAGGAGAGGCATCGGGAGGCAGGCGGGGCCGGCGGGGATGCGAGCGGCGCCGAGGTGGACAACGACGTGGAGGATGAGGTGGACGAGCTAGTGCAGAGCCTCTACCACCTCAGCCCGAACCGGCCCCACAGCTACCAGTGA